Proteins found in one Hevea brasiliensis isolate MT/VB/25A 57/8 chromosome 18, ASM3005281v1, whole genome shotgun sequence genomic segment:
- the LOC131176000 gene encoding metalloendoproteinase 2-MMP-like: protein MAPKFSYLLATFLLLLFSIQLFIAQSEGHEGKTLKFLQSLKEVQKGQNVVGLKEVKKHLRKFGYYPSDDTNNLTDDFDDLLESALKTYQKFYKLKVRGSLDSATIKNMMIRRCGVPDLTNLTSSSKPTSSSHHKSKMFHMVSHYAFPEEIRRWPSSKYQLTYTFRSGVQNPNEADMRSACSRAFQRWASVSQFTFQEASTGSNADIVIGFYRGDHGDRDAFDGPLGKVLAHAFYPQDGRFHYDADEDWSNNPNMNQFDLESVAAHEIGHLLGLAHSQDSNAIMYSIIPIGTIKRELTQDDIDGIHALYPN from the coding sequence ATGGCtcccaaattttcctatcttcttGCAACCTTCCTTCTACTGCTCTTTTCAATCCAGCTCTTTATAGCTCAGTCTGAAGGTCATGAGGGGAAAACTCTCAAATTTCTTCAAAGCCTAAAGGAAGTCCAAAAGGGCCAAAATGTTGTTGGCCTTAAGGAGGTCAAGAAGCACCTCAGGAAATTTGGATACTACCCAAGTGATGATACCAATAATCTAACTGACGATTTCGATGACCTTTTGGAGTCTGCACTCAAAACTTACCAAAAATTTTACAAGCTAAAGGTCAGGGGAAGTCTTGATTCTGCTACCATCAAGAATATGATGATCCGACGATGTGGAGTACCTGATCTCACCAATCTCACATCCTCATCAAAACCAACCAGCAGCAGCCACCACAAGTCGAAAATGTTCCACATGGTTTCACACTATGCTTTTCCCGAGGAAATACGAAGATGGCCATCTTCTAAGTATCAACTCACCTACACGTTTCGCTCTGGAGTTCAAAACCCAAATGAGGCAGACATGAGGTCTGCGTGCTCGCGAGCTTTTCAGAGATGGGCAAGTGTTTCCCAATTCACTTTTCAAGAAGCATCTACAGGTTCGAATGCTGATATTGTAATCGGTTTTTATAGAGGTGATCATGGAGATAGAGATGCTTTTGATGGGCCTCTAGGAAAGGTGCTGGCTCATGCATTTTATCCCCAAGATGGAAGATTCCATTATGATGCAGATGAGGATTGGAGTAATAATCCCAACATGAACCAATTTGACTTGGAATCTGTGGCTGCTCATGAAATTGGTCATCTTCTTGGGCTTGCACACAGTCAGGATTCAAATGCCATTATGTATTCAATAATTCCAATAGGGACTATCAAAAGGGAACTCACCCAAGATGATATTGATGGCATACATGCTCTCTACCCTAATTAA